Proteins from one Acidobacteriota bacterium genomic window:
- the tnpA gene encoding IS200/IS605 family transposase, which produces MAHTFTCLYFHIVFSTKFRRPTIPTELRPRLWSYMGGIARENRFRALAIGGMSEHAHLLLSLNPPMPICTAVQLMKAGSSGWMSDLTNKDFKWQEGYAAFTVSLSNLDSVKHYVDHQEEHHRKIDFATEWKLLLQKHGIALPPRDSR; this is translated from the coding sequence ATGGCGCACACCTTCACCTGCCTCTATTTTCACATCGTGTTCTCCACCAAATTTCGTCGTCCAACGATTCCAACGGAACTCCGTCCGCGTCTCTGGAGCTACATGGGAGGCATCGCGCGCGAGAATCGCTTTCGCGCGTTAGCGATTGGCGGTATGTCCGAGCATGCGCACCTCTTGCTGTCGTTAAATCCGCCGATGCCCATCTGCACGGCAGTGCAGCTCATGAAAGCGGGCTCTAGCGGGTGGATGAGTGACCTGACAAACAAGGATTTCAAATGGCAGGAGGGCTACGCTGCCTTCACTGTCAGCCTCTCGAATCTCGATTCCGTCAAGCATTACGTCGATCACCAGGAAGAGCACCATCGCAAGATTGATTTCGCGACGGAATGGAAGCTTCTGTTACAGAAGCACGGCATTGCATTGCCGCCACGCGATTCGAGGTGA
- a CDS encoding sigma-54-dependent Fis family transcriptional regulator, which translates to MFRSVRLTKNATSRTMVITLDSPQQLSMLVIDADQQVHDAVRDALSDMPVRISAAHGREQGFELMRTQQPRIILLDPQVPSARDSDLLGRIVLQDPRSEVILISEDYSPAAAVDAILKGAADYLTKPLSTHHLRARVGQAIEAARRNLHTLELDSELLSSFSFHGLVGRSPAMLELFSRMSRIAPHFRSLLVTGPSGSGKELVARAMHGLSPVRQGPLIVCNCAGIPEALAESEMFGYVKGAFTGANETRAGLFEHAHGGTIFLDEIGDMPMGIQAKLLRVLQTHEIQPVGSVTPRRLDIRVIAATNRDLRTEVGARRFREDLFYRLSVVDLRLPSLLQRKEDLPLLQKHFLEKYAKQYGKEISGISRRGQNMLSTYGWPGNIRELENVIANACMMSEGRVLDAKNFRFDPVSPAGTSAMPFISLKEMQRKHIHDVLQAVEGNKAKAAEILGIGRSTLYDMLAEEDVTESG; encoded by the coding sequence TTGTTTCGCAGCGTTCGCCTGACAAAGAACGCGACGAGCCGCACCATGGTCATAACGCTGGACTCCCCACAGCAGTTGTCGATGCTGGTGATCGACGCCGACCAGCAGGTTCACGACGCCGTCCGCGACGCGCTGAGCGACATGCCCGTCCGCATCTCCGCCGCCCACGGACGCGAACAAGGCTTCGAACTAATGCGCACTCAACAGCCGCGCATCATTCTGCTGGATCCACAGGTTCCCAGTGCTCGGGACTCTGACCTGCTGGGACGCATCGTTCTGCAGGACCCGCGCTCCGAGGTCATCCTCATCAGCGAGGACTATTCGCCAGCGGCGGCGGTTGACGCCATCCTCAAAGGCGCAGCAGATTATCTGACGAAGCCGCTCTCCACTCACCATCTCCGCGCTCGCGTCGGACAAGCCATCGAGGCGGCACGAAGAAACCTGCATACTCTTGAGCTCGACTCCGAACTGCTCTCCTCCTTCAGCTTCCACGGACTCGTCGGGCGCAGCCCCGCGATGCTCGAACTCTTCAGCCGCATGAGCCGGATTGCTCCGCACTTCCGCAGCCTGCTCGTCACCGGCCCATCCGGTAGCGGCAAAGAACTTGTCGCCCGGGCGATGCACGGTCTGTCTCCGGTCAGACAAGGTCCATTGATCGTCTGCAATTGCGCGGGAATTCCCGAAGCCCTCGCCGAGAGCGAGATGTTCGGCTACGTGAAAGGGGCTTTCACCGGCGCGAACGAAACTCGCGCAGGTCTATTCGAGCATGCCCACGGAGGCACAATCTTCCTGGACGAAATTGGCGACATGCCGATGGGCATACAGGCCAAGCTTCTGCGGGTACTGCAAACCCATGAGATTCAACCGGTCGGCTCAGTCACTCCGCGCCGACTGGATATTCGAGTGATCGCCGCCACCAATCGCGACCTGCGCACCGAAGTCGGCGCAAGACGCTTCCGCGAAGACCTCTTTTACCGCCTGTCTGTTGTCGATCTGCGTCTGCCGTCGCTGCTGCAACGGAAAGAGGATCTGCCGCTGCTGCAGAAACACTTCCTCGAAAAGTACGCGAAGCAGTACGGCAAAGAAATCTCCGGAATCAGCCGACGTGGGCAAAACATGCTCTCTACCTACGGCTGGCCAGGAAACATTCGCGAGCTGGAAAACGTTATCGCAAACGCCTGCATGATGAGCGAAGGCCGGGTGCTTGACGCCAAAAACTTCCGCTTCGACCCGGTATCTCCAGCCGGCACGTCGGCGATGCCCTTCATCAGCCTGAAAGAGATGCAACGCAAACATATCCACGACGTCCTCCAAGCCGTAGAGGGCAACAAAGCAAAAGCCGCCGAGATTTTGGGCATCGGCAGATCAACCCTCTACGACATGCTGGCGGAAGAAGATGTGACTGAGAGCGGCTGA